The Dehalobacter sp. 12DCB1 region TATTATGGCCAAGCCTCGGAATCCGCAAGATTGATTATTTGAAAATCCTGCTGGAACTAGCCCCGTATCTTTTGCCCCACGTCAAAGACCGTTTGTTGACGACGATCCGTTATCCTAATGGTTTTCAGGGGAAGTCCTTTTTCCAAAAAAATATTCCTGATTATGCCCCAGAGTGGATTCCGACGATCGAATGGCGGGATAATCAGTATATCATTTTAGAATCAGAAGCAATCCTCATTTGGCTCGGAAACCAGGCGTGTCTGGAATTCCACATTCCATTTAACCCCTATGACAGGGATCAGTATCCTTCTGCACTGGTTTTCGATCTGGACCCTTCCGAAGGTCAGACCTTTGAGAATGTCACGGAAGTGGCTCTGCTGATTTTTGAAGAGCTTAAAGCGCTTCAGATTACAAGCTATATCAAAACTTCCGGGGCAAGCGGACTTCAGATTCATATTCCGACAGGCGGAAAGTATGATTACGATACCGCCAGAAAAATCAATGAATTTTTTGCGGTTTATTTCAGCCAGAAATACCCCCGGCAAATTACCCTGGAGCGCAGTGTCGCCAAAAGAGGCCATAAGCTCTATTTTGACTATCTGCAGATGTGGCAGGGGAAAACCATCATCAGTCCATATTCACCAAGAGCAACAGCCTCCGCATCAATTGCTGCTCCATTGGAATGGGAAGAGCTGAGGCACGGGGTCAAACCCGAAGATTTTAATCTGCTGAATATCAGCGGCAGGCTGAAGGATAAAGGAGATCTCTTTGCTCCGCTGAAAAATGGACAGAACAGCAAGAGCTGCCAAGATCTCGACTTTATCCTTGAAAAAATCTAATCATTTACCTATTTCTTGGATGTCTCATGACAGAAACGATTTAGAAATTGTTTAAAATTCACCGTACTAGTATACCGTTTTCTAAATAACTAGACATTTAAACCTTCATAGCTGGGTCTGTGTGCCACAGTTCCAGCGTAAGCGGAGCATGGATGCGGAGCGCGGCAGTTAGCGCCATGGAGGGCGCTATCTGCCGAGAGCGGAATGTGGCGCACAGACCAGACCCAAATAAATATTCAAAGATCAATGTACTAGTCGTTAGAGGACGTATGGAACGTGATTTCCGGGTACTTATCCTTCAATCTGTCCAGGTAGTATTCGTCTTCAAGAAGAACGACCAGCTGGTCATCCTGATCTTTGACGCACAGATTACGGAGCCCGCGCAAATTGGCCGGATCAACAGGTTTATCGCTTTTGACCCAGCGG contains the following coding sequences:
- the ligD gene encoding non-homologous end-joining DNA ligase encodes the protein MNLEVDGKTLTITNPEKLLWPSLGIRKIDYLKILLELAPYLLPHVKDRLLTTIRYPNGFQGKSFFQKNIPDYAPEWIPTIEWRDNQYIILESEAILIWLGNQACLEFHIPFNPYDRDQYPSALVFDLDPSEGQTFENVTEVALLIFEELKALQITSYIKTSGASGLQIHIPTGGKYDYDTARKINEFFAVYFSQKYPRQITLERSVAKRGHKLYFDYLQMWQGKTIISPYSPRATASASIAAPLEWEELRHGVKPEDFNLLNISGRLKDKGDLFAPLKNGQNSKSCQDLDFILEKI